The Acidicapsa acidisoli genome contains a region encoding:
- the tssG gene encoding type VI secretion system baseplate subunit TssG translates to MGTESGTEAADLIDPDDPNNPVNELDSIDEMDSLDQFDKADQATPGASMNRMNSLLGEELVEDAHSFEFFQAVSLLQRLRADMRPVGGFSSPENEVVRFQVNQRLGFPASEIQKLELKDDAPAEMTVNFMGLTGPQGVLPYTYSELILERARAKDYSLAAFLDIFNHRAISLFYRAWQKSRFPVTYSSGKHDLFSHYLLDLVGLGTTGLRDRQEIDDEALLHYVGLIAMQSRSATALEQVLADYFEVPVEIQQFTGAWYGLDRSTQCMMRDEESPSSEVGSGAVVGDAIWDRQGRVRIRIGPLDMDRYNDFLPQGSAYDSLRAITRFFSNQAIDFEVQLVLDRSQVPAIELDLDSSKPARLGWVSWAKTIPLNADPDDTILSL, encoded by the coding sequence ATGGGAACCGAGAGCGGGACGGAAGCTGCTGATCTGATCGATCCTGATGATCCAAATAACCCGGTCAATGAACTTGATTCAATCGACGAGATGGATTCGCTTGATCAATTTGACAAAGCGGACCAGGCAACTCCGGGCGCATCCATGAACCGGATGAATTCTCTCCTGGGCGAAGAACTGGTCGAGGATGCGCACTCCTTCGAGTTCTTTCAAGCCGTTTCGCTGCTGCAACGGCTCCGCGCGGATATGCGTCCGGTCGGAGGCTTCTCCAGCCCTGAGAACGAGGTTGTGCGGTTCCAGGTCAACCAGCGGCTCGGCTTTCCGGCAAGCGAAATACAGAAGCTCGAATTGAAGGACGACGCACCCGCAGAGATGACGGTCAATTTCATGGGGCTGACCGGTCCGCAGGGGGTGCTTCCCTACACCTACAGCGAGTTGATCCTGGAACGCGCGCGGGCCAAAGACTACAGCCTCGCGGCATTCCTGGATATATTCAATCATCGCGCCATTTCGCTCTTTTACCGGGCATGGCAAAAATCCCGCTTCCCGGTGACTTACTCCTCGGGCAAGCACGATCTTTTCAGCCACTATCTACTCGATCTCGTCGGACTGGGCACAACCGGGTTGCGCGACCGACAGGAGATTGACGACGAGGCGCTGCTGCACTACGTTGGCTTGATCGCCATGCAGTCGAGATCCGCTACGGCCCTGGAGCAGGTCCTCGCGGACTACTTTGAGGTGCCAGTCGAGATTCAGCAATTCACGGGGGCATGGTACGGCCTCGATCGCTCCACGCAATGCATGATGCGGGACGAGGAGTCGCCATCAAGCGAGGTTGGTTCCGGCGCAGTCGTTGGCGACGCCATCTGGGATCGTCAGGGGCGAGTACGCATACGTATCGGTCCGCTCGATATGGATCGCTACAACGACTTTTTACCCCAGGGCAGCGCGTACGACTCGCTTCGCGCCATCACTCGCTTTTTCAGTAATCAAGCCATTGACTTCGAGGTGCAACTGGTGCTGGATCGCAGCCAGGTGCCCGCGATTGAACTCGATCTGGACTCGAGCAAACCAGCGAGGCTGGGCTGGGTGTCCTGGGCGAAAACTATTCCGCTGAATGCCGATCCGGACGATACAATTCTGTCTCTCTAA
- the tssH gene encoding type VI secretion system ATPase TssH produces MGLNLKALIAKLNDPSRAALEGAAGLCLSRTHYDIEVEHYLTKLLDSSSGDFAAIIKHFEIDKSRLTAELARSMDKLKSGNARTPAISPTVLKMLTTAWTIGSIDFNAGQVRTGFTILALASDEELSRLIHDVSKEFQKINAEALRKDLMGIVALSSETTTSGAAIGSSGTGEGGAKPMGGKTPNLDQYTVDLTSNAKRGKIDPVLGRDAEIRQVIDILTRRRQNNPILTGEAGVGKTAVVEGFAIRVVQGDVPPPLKNVKVHTLDMALLQAGAGVKGEFENRLKGLIEEVKASATPIILFIDEAHTMIGAGGQAGQNDAANLLKPALARGELRTIAATTWSEYKKYFEKDAALARRFQVVKVEEPSEHQCMIMMRGLVASLEKHHNVRILDSAVAASVRLSHRFLAGRQLPDKAVSILDTACARLSLGQNATPPAIEDLTRVIDALEVQTRILEREEIVGADHQEKLAEIAEQKQAAEEKLKALQARWDKERELVAKIRELRDKLEADHGKKASATPAEATPTDDAGETAPQVTKEAVAEATTGPVSEAPSPRAQLQALEAELAALQGETGLIQVCVDAQIVGEVLSAWTGIPAGKMLKDEIATILSLQDHLGRRVIGQPHAMEIISQRVQTSRASLDDPNKPVGVFMLVGPSGVGKTETALALSDLLYGGEHNLITINMSEFQEPHTVSTLKGSPPGYVGYGEGGVLTEAVRRRPYSVVLLDEVEKAHPDVLELFFQVFDKGNMEDGEGRSINFKNNIIILTTNACTDQLMKLVADPETAPSPRALIDTLKPELNKIFKPAFLGRMVLIPYYPVRDEALKQIIRLKLGKIQRRIQENHKVKLSYDDAFLNEVASRCTEVESGARNVDNILTNSLLPDISRTILSGMAEGEKMSAIHVSIGEDGSFVYQ; encoded by the coding sequence ATGGGACTGAACCTGAAAGCACTGATTGCCAAATTGAACGACCCTTCGCGGGCTGCGCTGGAAGGCGCTGCCGGCCTGTGTCTTTCCCGCACCCACTACGACATCGAAGTTGAGCACTACCTGACCAAGCTGCTCGACTCGTCCTCGGGCGACTTCGCGGCAATCATCAAACACTTTGAGATCGACAAATCAAGGCTCACTGCCGAACTGGCGCGTAGCATGGACAAGCTGAAGTCCGGCAACGCGCGCACTCCGGCTATCAGTCCCACCGTCCTAAAGATGCTGACCACCGCGTGGACCATCGGCTCGATCGACTTCAACGCGGGCCAGGTCCGCACCGGGTTCACCATTCTCGCACTGGCCTCCGACGAGGAGCTTTCGCGACTGATCCACGACGTGAGCAAGGAATTCCAGAAGATCAACGCCGAAGCGCTGCGCAAGGATCTGATGGGCATCGTAGCGCTCTCCAGCGAGACGACAACCAGCGGAGCAGCTATCGGCTCATCCGGGACAGGCGAAGGCGGCGCAAAGCCCATGGGCGGCAAGACGCCGAATCTCGACCAATACACGGTTGATCTGACAAGCAATGCCAAGCGCGGCAAAATCGACCCGGTGCTGGGCCGCGATGCGGAGATTCGTCAGGTCATCGACATCCTCACGCGACGCCGTCAGAACAACCCCATCCTCACCGGCGAGGCGGGCGTAGGCAAAACGGCCGTCGTCGAAGGCTTTGCCATTCGAGTCGTGCAGGGCGATGTGCCTCCACCACTGAAAAACGTGAAAGTGCATACGCTTGACATGGCGCTTCTACAGGCCGGTGCAGGCGTCAAGGGCGAATTCGAGAACCGGCTCAAGGGATTGATCGAAGAGGTGAAAGCTTCTGCCACGCCGATTATTCTCTTCATCGACGAGGCTCACACCATGATCGGCGCAGGCGGTCAGGCGGGGCAGAACGACGCCGCCAACCTGCTTAAACCTGCGCTGGCCCGCGGCGAATTGCGCACTATCGCCGCAACCACGTGGTCAGAATATAAGAAGTATTTCGAGAAAGATGCCGCGCTGGCCCGCCGGTTCCAGGTCGTCAAGGTCGAAGAGCCAAGCGAGCATCAGTGCATGATCATGATGCGCGGACTGGTGGCGTCGCTGGAGAAGCACCACAATGTACGCATTCTGGATAGCGCGGTAGCTGCCAGCGTCCGGCTCTCGCATCGTTTCCTTGCGGGGCGCCAGTTGCCCGACAAGGCGGTAAGCATCCTCGACACGGCTTGCGCCCGGCTTTCGCTGGGCCAGAACGCCACGCCGCCAGCCATTGAGGACCTGACGCGAGTGATCGACGCGCTGGAAGTGCAGACGCGAATCCTCGAACGCGAAGAGATCGTCGGCGCGGACCATCAGGAGAAACTGGCCGAGATTGCTGAACAGAAGCAGGCCGCAGAGGAAAAGCTGAAGGCATTGCAGGCCCGTTGGGACAAGGAGCGCGAGCTGGTCGCAAAGATTCGCGAATTGCGCGACAAGCTCGAAGCCGACCACGGCAAGAAGGCTTCTGCAACGCCTGCTGAAGCGACGCCGACGGACGACGCTGGAGAAACAGCCCCGCAAGTAACGAAAGAGGCAGTAGCGGAGGCAACAACGGGGCCAGTATCAGAGGCTCCATCTCCCAGAGCGCAGTTGCAGGCCCTCGAAGCGGAACTTGCCGCGCTGCAAGGAGAAACAGGGCTCATCCAGGTATGCGTTGACGCGCAGATTGTCGGCGAAGTGCTCTCGGCGTGGACGGGAATTCCCGCAGGCAAGATGCTCAAGGACGAGATCGCGACCATCCTCAGCCTTCAAGACCATCTCGGCAGACGCGTTATCGGCCAGCCCCATGCGATGGAAATCATCAGCCAGCGCGTCCAGACCTCGCGAGCCTCGCTCGACGATCCAAACAAGCCTGTGGGTGTCTTCATGCTCGTGGGCCCGAGCGGCGTAGGCAAGACCGAAACGGCCCTTGCGCTTTCCGACTTGCTATACGGCGGCGAACACAACCTGATCACCATCAACATGTCCGAATTTCAGGAACCGCACACTGTATCCACGTTGAAAGGCTCGCCTCCGGGATACGTGGGCTACGGCGAAGGCGGCGTACTTACCGAAGCCGTTCGCCGCAGGCCGTACTCCGTCGTGCTGCTCGATGAGGTCGAAAAGGCTCATCCCGATGTGCTGGAGCTCTTCTTCCAGGTCTTCGACAAGGGCAATATGGAAGACGGCGAAGGCCGCTCCATCAACTTCAAGAACAACATCATTATCCTCACGACCAACGCCTGCACGGACCAGTTGATGAAGCTGGTCGCCGACCCTGAGACCGCGCCCAGTCCGCGTGCGCTCATCGACACGCTGAAGCCAGAGCTGAACAAGATCTTCAAGCCGGCATTTCTCGGTCGCATGGTCTTGATCCCGTATTATCCCGTGCGCGACGAAGCGCTCAAACAGATCATCCGGCTCAAGCTGGGCAAGATTCAACGCCGCATTCAGGAGAACCACAAAGTGAAGCTCTCCTACGACGACGCATTCCTCAACGAAGTAGCAAGCCGCTGCACCGAAGTCGAAAGCGGCGCAAGAAACGTGGATAATATCCTCACCAATTCTCTGCTGCCGGACATCTCACGCACGATACTGAGTGGCATGGCCGAAGGCGAGAAGATGAGCGCAATTCACGTCAGCATCGGGGAAGATGGGTCGTTTGTTTATCAATGA
- a CDS encoding L,D-transpeptidase has translation MGGHRNPGPTGTGTAGNGHSAHSGNTHSHSGEPSSGHKKNQHTKPHPTGTPASVKPVPTSNRVKRVVVVFNADTSTGEVFAVAPDGSILLKGDVVVGGKDSPTPTGTYHALRWESNHVSQKYGSYANTPWDQSPLGLNAFGPFQLHLKELESRGIYLHGTMGPSWNPFTALNSLLSPTSHGCVRMSNRTDIGLHDLMPHPEGIEVKISTDKNDIPTGQGKPQGNP, from the coding sequence ATGGGCGGACATCGTAATCCCGGACCAACCGGAACCGGAACTGCCGGGAACGGTCATTCCGCCCATTCGGGCAACACGCACTCTCATTCCGGAGAACCTTCGTCTGGCCACAAGAAAAATCAGCATACGAAGCCACATCCAACTGGAACACCCGCTTCCGTCAAGCCGGTTCCGACTTCGAATCGTGTGAAACGGGTCGTAGTGGTCTTCAATGCAGATACTTCAACCGGAGAGGTTTTTGCGGTCGCTCCGGATGGCTCGATCCTTTTGAAAGGGGACGTAGTTGTCGGCGGGAAAGATTCGCCGACGCCAACCGGAACCTACCACGCCTTGCGTTGGGAATCGAATCATGTTTCCCAGAAGTACGGGTCTTATGCGAACACGCCCTGGGATCAGTCGCCGTTGGGCCTCAACGCATTCGGTCCCTTCCAACTGCATCTGAAGGAATTGGAAAGTAGGGGAATTTATCTTCATGGCACAATGGGCCCGTCCTGGAACCCATTCACGGCTCTGAATTCTCTGCTCAGTCCTACATCACATGGATGCGTCAGGATGTCGAATCGCACTGACATCGGCCTTCACGATCTGATGCCCCATCCGGAAGGAATTGAAGTCAAGATCAGCACCGACAAGAATGACATCCCTACCGGTCAAGGGAAGCCTCAAGGAAATCCATGA
- a CDS encoding type VI secretion system Vgr family protein, which translates to MPTSQEGRLISITTPLGDDVLLLAGFSGHEAISRLFSFHLDLLTEQGPIDFSQIVGKNVTISISQSDNTPRYFNGLVSRFAQSGGDTQYMRYQMEVVPWTWMLTRYADCKIFHNKTIGDIIQQVFSDRSFTDFKMSLSGTYSPLEYCVQYRETDFNFISRLMEQNGIFYFFEHESGKHTMVIADSSSIHQDCPGQSSAGYNLAGGGLDADDVVNSLSLEQELKSGKYTLTDYYFVTPSTNLLASESTVYEVGGNSGFEVFDYPGEYTTRGDGTSFAKLRMQEVEADHLLAHGSSVCRAFTTGYKFELEDHPQDALNDTYVLTEIQHIASVAESYSTSGGGEGEGKDSYSNLFTCIPATVPFRPARITPKPFVQGVQTATVVGKSQDTENSSADDPGTDGEEIWVDKYGRVVVLFPWDRKTACSCWVRVSQDWAGQGWGAITIPRVGQEVIVSFIEGDPDRPIITGRVYNATQTVPYALPDNQTRSTFMTRSSKGGSSSTYNELRFEDKTGSEQVFFRSQKDYDNYVVNDTREWIGNNCSLIVTKDQMESVGGDRHEQITGKNIVKIGGDRQEQLGANETITIAGNRNEKVSGNHVETISGDLNSNISGNLNQKIGSTLSLQVGQNLYEKSGSNYAHQAGEQIHLKAGMTVVLEAGTEICLKVGGNYIDINPAGVSIVGTMVMINSGGSAGSGCGSSPTDPTSPDSPTDPTKPDEADDGSKGTKMNS; encoded by the coding sequence ATGCCTACTTCACAAGAAGGCCGTCTCATCTCCATTACCACGCCGCTCGGCGACGATGTACTGCTGCTCGCCGGTTTCAGCGGACATGAGGCGATTTCGCGCCTCTTCAGCTTCCATCTCGACCTCCTCACGGAGCAGGGCCCCATCGACTTCTCCCAAATCGTCGGCAAGAACGTAACGATATCGATCAGCCAGTCGGACAACACTCCCCGCTACTTCAATGGCCTCGTCAGCCGGTTCGCCCAAAGCGGCGGAGATACACAGTACATGCGCTACCAGATGGAAGTAGTTCCATGGACATGGATGCTGACCCGCTACGCCGATTGCAAGATCTTCCACAACAAGACGATCGGAGACATCATTCAACAGGTTTTCTCCGATCGCAGCTTTACCGATTTCAAAATGTCGCTCAGCGGCACCTATTCGCCGCTCGAATATTGCGTGCAGTATCGAGAGACCGACTTCAACTTCATCTCGCGCCTGATGGAACAGAACGGGATCTTCTACTTCTTCGAGCATGAGTCAGGCAAGCACACGATGGTGATTGCCGATTCTTCGAGCATTCACCAGGATTGCCCCGGACAGTCGAGCGCGGGATACAACCTCGCGGGCGGCGGACTGGACGCCGACGACGTCGTCAACTCCCTGAGCCTCGAACAGGAACTGAAAAGCGGAAAGTATACGTTGACGGATTATTATTTTGTGACTCCCTCAACCAACCTGCTGGCGAGCGAGTCGACTGTTTACGAGGTCGGAGGCAACTCCGGCTTTGAAGTCTTCGACTATCCCGGCGAATACACGACTCGGGGTGATGGCACCTCCTTTGCCAAGCTGCGCATGCAGGAAGTGGAAGCGGACCATTTGCTTGCCCATGGCAGCAGCGTCTGCCGCGCCTTCACGACCGGCTACAAATTCGAACTTGAGGACCACCCCCAGGACGCGTTGAACGACACCTATGTGCTCACTGAGATCCAGCACATTGCCTCCGTCGCCGAGTCATACTCGACCAGCGGCGGCGGCGAGGGCGAGGGCAAAGACAGTTATTCCAATCTCTTCACCTGCATTCCGGCTACGGTTCCATTCCGGCCCGCTCGCATTACGCCCAAGCCATTCGTGCAGGGAGTTCAGACCGCGACCGTTGTCGGCAAGAGCCAGGACACCGAGAACAGCAGTGCCGATGATCCAGGCACCGATGGCGAAGAGATCTGGGTCGACAAGTACGGCCGCGTGGTGGTGCTGTTTCCATGGGACCGCAAGACTGCGTGCTCATGCTGGGTTCGCGTCTCGCAGGACTGGGCAGGACAAGGATGGGGCGCCATCACGATTCCGCGCGTCGGGCAGGAAGTCATTGTCAGCTTCATCGAAGGCGATCCGGACCGGCCGATCATCACCGGGCGCGTTTACAACGCTACCCAAACCGTTCCCTATGCTCTTCCCGACAACCAGACTCGCAGCACCTTCATGACGCGGAGCTCCAAAGGCGGCAGCAGCAGCACGTACAACGAACTTCGCTTCGAAGACAAGACCGGCAGCGAACAGGTCTTTTTCCGCAGCCAGAAAGACTATGACAATTACGTCGTAAACGACACCCGCGAATGGATCGGCAACAACTGCAGCCTGATCGTAACCAAAGACCAGATGGAAAGCGTGGGCGGCGACCGCCATGAACAGATAACTGGCAAGAATATCGTCAAGATTGGAGGAGACCGGCAGGAACAGTTAGGAGCAAATGAGACCATCACAATCGCGGGAAACCGCAATGAGAAGGTAAGCGGAAATCACGTCGAAACGATCAGTGGCGACCTCAACAGCAACATCTCCGGAAATCTCAACCAGAAAATCGGTAGCACCTTGTCGCTCCAGGTGGGCCAGAATCTGTACGAAAAATCCGGCTCCAATTACGCACATCAGGCGGGCGAGCAGATCCATCTCAAGGCCGGAATGACCGTGGTGCTGGAAGCCGGCACAGAGATATGCCTCAAAGTCGGAGGCAACTACATCGATATCAATCCAGCCGGCGTCTCGATCGTTGGAACCATGGTCATGATCAATAGCGGAGGCTCTGCGGGCTCGGGCTGCGGCTCAAGTCCAACTGATCCCACAAGTCCCGATAGTCCAACCGATCCCACGAAACCGGATGAGGCCGACGACGGAAGCAAAGGCACCAAGATGAACTCGTAG
- the tssK gene encoding type VI secretion system baseplate subunit TssK, with protein sequence MKQLQPVLWSKGTFLTPQHMQLQDRFLEDSLNFRLQALKFCAWGFSEVVLDQELLADGQLAVTRASGIFPDGLLFDIPGPDQPPPSKALAEFFDPGVRDLDIYLTVPDYKQKGLNVAGLGRVAGSRYLAEIATVRDDNTGTGEKPIQIARKNLRLLAANETREGSSALRIANVEKTESGAFRFNTRFVPPLLEVRASDYLRSLINGILEILSAKSTQLSGSRRQKNQSLADFTASDIANFWLLYTVNSNIPVLSHLLQGQRCHPEELFSALTALGASLTTFSNTIRPRDLPLYDHLNLSKVFTDLDEKLRILLETVVPTNVVSLPLKHVNNTIYAAAIDQDKYLNNTRMYLALSADTSEDTIIRRVPQLVKLCSATHIEQLISNALPGIALTHVSSPPSAIPIKMKYQYFSLNQSGAAWDTVTRARNFGAHVPADIPNPQMELIILLPQAGGAK encoded by the coding sequence ATGAAGCAACTACAGCCCGTCCTCTGGAGCAAAGGCACCTTCCTGACGCCGCAACACATGCAGCTTCAGGACAGGTTCCTGGAAGACAGCCTGAACTTCCGGCTGCAGGCGCTCAAGTTCTGCGCCTGGGGGTTCAGCGAGGTCGTGCTCGATCAGGAATTGCTCGCTGACGGGCAACTGGCTGTCACCCGCGCTTCCGGCATTTTTCCCGATGGATTGCTCTTCGATATTCCGGGCCCGGATCAGCCGCCCCCCTCAAAAGCACTGGCCGAGTTCTTCGATCCCGGCGTGCGCGACCTCGACATCTACCTGACCGTACCGGATTACAAGCAGAAGGGATTGAACGTCGCCGGATTGGGCCGAGTGGCCGGCTCTCGCTACCTTGCTGAGATTGCCACCGTCCGCGATGACAACACCGGCACCGGCGAAAAGCCGATCCAGATTGCTCGTAAGAACCTGCGCTTGCTGGCCGCGAACGAAACTCGCGAGGGCAGCTCCGCGCTGCGCATCGCTAATGTGGAGAAAACCGAGTCCGGCGCGTTCCGGTTCAATACGCGCTTTGTTCCTCCGCTTCTCGAAGTGCGCGCCAGCGATTACCTGCGCAGCCTGATTAACGGCATTCTGGAGATACTATCGGCCAAAAGCACGCAGCTTTCCGGCAGCCGCCGGCAAAAGAACCAGAGCCTGGCCGACTTTACCGCATCGGACATCGCTAATTTCTGGCTGCTGTACACAGTCAACTCCAACATCCCGGTACTCAGCCACCTACTGCAAGGCCAGCGCTGTCATCCGGAGGAACTCTTCTCGGCCCTCACCGCGCTCGGCGCATCGCTCACCACCTTTTCAAACACGATCCGCCCGCGCGACCTGCCGCTTTACGACCATTTGAATCTGAGCAAGGTCTTTACCGATCTCGACGAGAAGCTTCGCATCCTGCTTGAGACAGTCGTGCCGACCAATGTCGTTTCTCTGCCCCTGAAGCACGTCAACAATACGATCTACGCGGCGGCGATCGATCAGGACAAGTACCTCAACAACACGCGCATGTACCTTGCGCTCTCAGCAGACACCAGCGAAGACACAATCATTCGCCGCGTCCCGCAACTGGTGAAGCTCTGCTCCGCGACGCACATCGAACAGCTCATCAGCAACGCATTGCCCGGCATTGCGCTCACTCATGTATCGAGTCCCCCCAGCGCGATTCCAATCAAGATGAAGTACCAGTACTTCAGCCTTAATCAGTCCGGCGCAGCGTGGGACACGGTGACCCGCGCACGCAACTTCGGCGCCCATGTTCCGGCAGATATCCCAAATCCTCAGATGGAGCTGATCATCCTGCTTCCACAGGCGGGTGGAGCGAAATGA
- the tssK gene encoding type VI secretion system baseplate subunit TssK: protein MRTLTKPVWSEGMYLGPHHFQAQSRYFEDALDFVTTSLWRDAYGFAGLQFDPDALRNGTLALTHARGLFSDGLAFDLPGSDIAPTPRDFAALFSPVADHLTMHLAVPVALRDGQNTSLQSAAAPSTQIRYQGVDQMLPDQNTGLDEKPIKIGRKNLQLLAEAEVTDHCVSLPVVRILRDGSGHYEADHTFVPPCLSLSASPALIDMLRRLIEILDEKSTVFTQEQQQRDGVFQAGMSARHVAQYWFLHALNSNVSPLRHFLLSRHAHPQELFREMSRLAGALCTFGLEVHPRSLPAYDHQELGARFAALDEHIRRHLEIVMPSKAIKIPLSQVETFLYQGEIQDERCIGPARWILEISSPIGEADLIARVPKLSKMCSARFVLELIKRALPGLPLNHLSVPPPQIAARVESQYFAVNRGGPCWDHIVQTRQIGVYVPAEIPSPQLSLIVLLDE from the coding sequence ATGAGAACGCTGACAAAACCCGTCTGGTCTGAGGGGATGTATCTTGGCCCGCACCATTTTCAGGCCCAAAGCCGCTACTTTGAAGACGCCCTGGACTTCGTTACCACCAGCCTATGGCGCGACGCCTATGGATTTGCGGGGCTTCAGTTCGACCCGGACGCTCTGCGCAACGGCACCCTGGCGCTGACCCACGCGCGCGGTCTCTTCTCCGACGGACTCGCCTTTGACCTGCCCGGCTCAGATATTGCTCCGACGCCGAGGGATTTCGCCGCATTGTTTTCGCCCGTGGCCGATCACCTCACCATGCACCTGGCGGTTCCGGTTGCGCTGCGCGATGGCCAAAATACCAGCCTGCAAAGCGCCGCCGCACCATCCACTCAGATCCGCTATCAAGGCGTCGATCAGATGCTGCCCGACCAAAATACTGGCCTCGACGAAAAGCCGATCAAGATCGGACGCAAGAATCTCCAACTGCTGGCCGAAGCGGAAGTCACGGATCACTGCGTAAGCCTCCCGGTTGTTCGCATCCTCCGCGACGGTTCCGGTCATTATGAGGCGGATCACACCTTTGTGCCTCCCTGCCTCAGCCTGAGCGCCAGCCCAGCATTGATTGACATGCTGCGCCGTCTCATCGAGATTCTGGATGAAAAGAGCACTGTCTTCACCCAGGAGCAGCAGCAGCGCGATGGTGTCTTCCAGGCAGGCATGTCAGCCCGCCACGTGGCCCAATACTGGTTCCTCCATGCGCTGAACTCGAACGTGTCGCCATTGCGCCATTTCCTGCTCTCGCGCCACGCCCATCCCCAGGAGCTTTTCCGCGAGATGTCCCGTCTCGCCGGGGCTCTGTGCACCTTTGGGCTGGAGGTCCATCCCCGCTCGCTGCCTGCCTATGATCATCAGGAGCTTGGAGCGCGTTTCGCGGCCCTCGATGAACACATCCGCCGTCATCTTGAGATCGTGATGCCCTCCAAGGCCATCAAGATCCCCCTCAGCCAGGTCGAGACTTTCCTCTACCAGGGAGAGATCCAGGACGAGCGCTGCATTGGACCGGCGCGTTGGATTCTGGAGATATCGTCTCCCATCGGCGAGGCTGATCTCATCGCGCGCGTGCCAAAGCTCTCCAAAATGTGCTCTGCACGCTTTGTGCTCGAGCTGATCAAGCGCGCGTTGCCCGGCCTGCCTTTGAATCATCTTTCCGTACCACCGCCGCAGATTGCCGCTCGCGTCGAAAGCCAGTACTTTGCCGTCAATCGCGGCGGTCCGTGTTGGGATCACATCGTGCAAACCCGCCAGATCGGCGTGTATGTTCCAGCGGAGATACCGTCTCCACAACTGAGCTTGATTGTCCTGCTGGACGAGTAA
- a CDS encoding AraC family transcriptional regulator, with amino-acid sequence MKQIEANNPEPAEKREDTRIILVGAEDPLPSEHFWFEGKGYWVYAADQPRSAWREHTHDCTQVTIGLEPAHVHAEWRSGSKPPGHRELSGNAVSVIPAGEPHRTLWQRRASLIHIYISESVLADTAERILHSSSFELRTAHLVRDPFIEELGRALYRECETQRLCEDFADSLVTVLATHLLRSYNDNLEVASEPAMGLGPARERRVREYIEQFLERDLSIDALAKVAKLSAHYFADMFRQSTGFTPHQYVSRRRVERAQQLLKDADVSLAEVAYRCGFASQSQFTTIFRRFTGATPGRFRTE; translated from the coding sequence TTGAAGCAAATTGAAGCAAACAATCCGGAACCTGCAGAAAAACGGGAAGATACGCGCATTATTCTCGTTGGAGCCGAAGACCCGCTCCCGTCGGAGCATTTCTGGTTTGAGGGCAAAGGATACTGGGTCTATGCCGCCGACCAGCCTCGCAGTGCCTGGCGCGAGCACACCCACGACTGTACTCAGGTGACCATCGGGCTGGAACCAGCTCACGTCCATGCCGAGTGGAGGAGCGGATCAAAGCCTCCAGGCCATCGCGAACTGAGCGGAAACGCGGTTTCCGTGATCCCTGCCGGGGAACCTCATCGGACACTTTGGCAACGCCGCGCGAGTCTGATCCACATTTACATCAGCGAGAGCGTGCTTGCGGACACTGCGGAGCGAATCCTGCACTCCAGTTCCTTTGAGCTGCGAACAGCGCATCTGGTGCGCGATCCGTTCATCGAAGAACTGGGGCGTGCCCTGTATCGGGAATGCGAAACGCAAAGGCTGTGCGAAGACTTCGCAGATTCGCTTGTCACGGTCCTGGCGACTCACCTCTTGCGCAGCTACAACGACAATCTGGAGGTAGCATCCGAGCCGGCCATGGGATTGGGGCCAGCCCGCGAGCGCAGGGTTCGAGAATATATTGAGCAATTTCTCGAGCGCGACCTTTCGATCGATGCGCTCGCGAAGGTGGCCAAACTGAGCGCGCATTATTTTGCGGATATGTTCCGGCAATCGACCGGCTTTACGCCGCACCAGTATGTATCTCGCCGTCGGGTCGAACGTGCTCAGCAATTGCTAAAGGACGCGGATGTTTCGCTGGCTGAAGTGGCTTATCGCTGCGGCTTCGCCAGCCAGAGCCAGTTCACGACAATTTTCCGGCGGTTCACCGGAGCCACTCCGGGGAGATTTCGTACCGAGTGA